One genomic region from Salvia hispanica cultivar TCC Black 2014 chromosome 2, UniMelb_Shisp_WGS_1.0, whole genome shotgun sequence encodes:
- the LOC125207266 gene encoding uncharacterized protein LOC125207266, protein MRAYRIYSCLQHRGVRRLCSSFTVFSRILEYDPSSKPGLYAILGAINATCISPKPTWWFASITAFRHLHATSSIHNHDGADEASDESNGEVEPIDSWEEEDEAEPEVGDGGDGGGVVLNNCPWGEKALSIAQEVLREFSEEMQLYAFKTSPRGYIYVRLDKLSNEYGCPSMDEIEAFSRQYKKSLDEEIPDDLALEVSSPGADRLLRVPDDLLRFKDMAMIVNYLEDSDTRSPEKEAVYLLDSIETESECCVWKLADVRENRDPAAKGRPMSRKQRDCRLKLPYHVIKRVKLYIGY, encoded by the exons ATGAGAGCTTATAGGATTTACAGCTGCTTACAACACAGAGGTGTAAGGAGATTATGTTCTTCTTTTACTGTTTTTTCTCGCATTCTTGAATACGACCCCTCATCAAAACCGGGTCTTTATGCCATTCTTGGCGCCATCAATGCTACCTGCATTTCTCCCAAACCCACATGGTGGTTTGCGTCTATCACCGCTTTTCGCCACTTACACGCCACTTCTTCTATTCATAACCACGACGGTGCTGATG AAGCGTCAGATGAATCTAATGGAGAAGTTGAACCAATTGATTCGTgggaggaagaggatgaagCTGAGCCTGAG GTTGGTGATGGAGGTGATGGTGGTGGAGTTGTTCTTAACAATTGCCCTTGGGGTGAGAAAGCATTATCTATAGCTCAAGAAGTTCTTCGGGAGTTTAGTGAAGAGATGCAGCTCTATGCGTTCAAAACGTCTCCTCGAGGTTACATCTATGTGAGACTAGATAAACTTTCAAATGA ATACGGGTGTCCCAGCATGGATGAGATTGAGGCTTTCAGTCGCCAATATAAGAAATCATTGGATGAAGAAATCCCAGATGATTTAGCTCttgaa GTATCGAGCCCTGGTGCAGATCGGTTGCTGAGAGTCCCAGATGACCTGCTGAGGTTCAAGGATATGGCAATGATTGTCAACTATTTGGAAGATTCAGATACCAGATCCCCAGAAAAGGAAGCAGTGTACCTTCTCGACTCCATTGAAACAGAGTCGGAATGCTGTGTTTGGAAGCTGGCAGACGTGAGGGAGAATCGAGACCCTGCAGCTAAGGGAAGGCCAATGAGTCGCAAACAGAGAGATTGCAGGCTAAAACTACCGTACCATGTGATAAAGCGGGTAAAACTTTACATTGGTTATTAG
- the LOC125207265 gene encoding serine/threonine-protein kinase dst1: protein MDFSPKSWRARKPPPPKNSDLYSTVVIHDKDGAASKEPEPGADIYATMLYKDDAAEDEEESLPPLLKRLPKDFGGGGDDIDDSDDDASISGTMIVKTDRRKSSFSGRNSSASSSYSKPRSVAAAPVWERRSPRGGIGSDEEEEEEEEKDGDFSTFVVRRRDEDGEKEDEDEGMGTIVRKGGGGGGGGTMRRAVESMQKVGDIGGMGYGRGKKSSGGGGDGVGGTRTHGSGKISSSSIAECIAREDPSTKYELLHELGKGSYGAVYKARDLRTSELVAVKVISLSEGEEGYEEIRGEIEMLQQCSHPNVVRYLGSYQGEEFLWIVMEYCGGGSVADLMNVTDEALEEYQIAYICREALKGLSYLHSIFKVHRDIKGGNILLTEQGEVKLGDFGVAAQLTRTMSKRNTFIGTPHWMAPEVIQESRYDGKVDVWALGVSAIEMAEGLPPRAAVHPMRVLFMISIEPAPMLEDKEKWSLVFHDFVAKCLTKEPRLRPTAAEMLKHKFIEKCRSGASAMVPKIEQAKQVRASMALQTQEVPSDRTLSREGPAGDSSEPILNTVPSKRPDGQQASAPGINDTVKKAVEGDFGTVIIHDRADTGKTATVPPSTRAEDSGPATGHVGKPPVSGPGDKTKDSRIGTPPITGIPTTEQNTEVNSISQVAVGSSLSDPLAASETVSRKALDKLWSIYTAGNTVPIPFLRATDISPIALLSDNVLGGWPGDSSESIAVEAMHELFSGDTQPKKGRSRQNEVPLPPGVYQRLNSSPTLMNLAQALSYHKMCYEEMPLQEMQAVQEQQTIQNLSDTLRTILRL, encoded by the exons atggacTTCTCCCCCAAGTCCTGGCGTGCTCGGAAGCCTCCGCCGCCGAAAAATTCCGACCTTTATTCCACGGTGGTGATCCACGACAAAGACGGCGCCGCATCCAAAGAGCCTGAGCCCGGAGCGGACATCTACGCCACGATGTTGTACAAGGACGACGCCGCCGAGGACGAGGAGGAATCGCTGCCTCCTCTATTGAAGCGCCTCCCCAAGGActtcggcggcggcggggaCGACATCGACGACTCCGACGACGACGCCTCTATCTCCGGCACGATGATTGTCAAAACCGATCGGAGGAAATCGAGCTTCTCCGGTAGGAATTCCAGTGCCTCATCTTCCTATTCTAAGCCGCGGAGCGTGGCTGCAGCTCCGGTTTGGGAGAGGAGAAGCCCTAGGGGAGGAATTGGGAGCgacgaggaggaagaggaggaggaggagaaggatgGGGATTTCTCGACGTTTGTGGTGAGGAGGAGAGATGAGGACGGGGAGAAGGAGGATGAAGATGAGGGTATGGGGACGATTGTGAGGAAGgggggtggtggtggaggcggGGGGACGATGCGGAGGGCGGTGGAGAGTATGCAGAAAGTTGGAGATATTGGAGGGATGGGATATGGGAGAGGGAAGAAGAGCagcggtggtggtggagatGGGGTTGGCGGCACGAGGACTCACGGAAGTGGGAAGATTTCATCAAGCTCGATAGCCGAGTGCATTGCCAGAGAGGATCCTTCTACCAAGTATGAGTTGCTCCATGAGCTCG GGAAGGGCTCATATGGGGCAGTCTACAAGGCTCGAGATTTAAGGACCTCAGAATTAGTTGCTGTCAAAGTGATATCATTGTCAGAAGGG GAGGAGGGTTATGAAGAAATTCGTGGGGAAATTGAGATGTTGCAGCAGTGTAGTCATCCTAATGTTGTTCGTTATCTTGGGAGCTATCAAGGAGAAGAGTTTCTCTGG ATAGTAATGGAGTACTGTGGGGGTGGAAGTGTTGCTGACTTAATGAATGTTACCGACGAGGCTCTTGAGGAGTATCAAATAGCATATATTTGTAGAGAAGCTTTGAAG GGTCTATCATATCTGCACTCAATTTTCAAGGTGCATAGAGATATAAAAGGTGGTAATATTTTGTTGACTGAGCAAGGAGAAGTCAAGCTGG GTGACTTTGGAGTGGCTGCACAGTTGACAAGAACTATGTCCAAGCGCAATACG TTCATCGGTACGCCACATTGGATGGCCCCTGAAGTTATTCAAGAAAGCCGTTACGATGGAAAG GTCGATGTGTGGGCTCTTGGAGTGTCTGCAATTGAAATGGCCGAG GGACTTCCTCCAAGAGCAGCTGTTCATCCTATGAGA GTATTGTTTATGATTTCAATTGAACCTGCCCCAATGCTTGAAGATAAAGAGAAGTG GTCGCTTGTATTTCATGACTTTGTTGCAAAGTGCCTGACGAAGGAGCCACGACTCCGACCCACAGCAGCTGAAATGCTGAAG CACAAATTCATTGAAAAATGTAGAAGTGGAGCATCAGCAATGGTCCCAAAGATTGAGCAGGCAAAGCAAGTTAGGGCATCAATGGCATTGCAAACACAAGAAGTACCTTCAGATAGGACACTGTCGAGAGAAGGG CCGGCAGGAGATTCAAGTGAACCAATACTAAATACTGTTCCATCAAAACGTCCGGATGGGCAGCAAGCTTCTGCACCTGGCATAAATGATACAGTAAAAAAAGCTGTAGAAG GTGATTTTGGAACTGTAATAATCCATGATAGAGCTGATACTGGAAAAACTGCTACTGTGCCGCCATCTACACGAGCAGAAGATTCCGGTCCTGCTACGGGACATGTTGGAAAACCCCCAGTCAGTGGACCTGGTGATAAAACTAAAGACTCTCG GATTGGGACTCCTCCCATCACTGGAATCCCGACAACGGAGCAAAATACTGAAGTAAATAGCATATCACAAGTAGCTGTTGGCAGTAGCTTGAGCGATCCTTTAGCTGCTAGTGAAACTGTCAGTAGAAAAGCATTAGACAAG CTTTGGTCCATATACACTGCTGGTAATACAGTACCGATCCCATTCTTAAGGGCAACCGACATATCCCCAATTGCACTCTTATCCGACAACGTGCTTGGGGGATGGCCTGGGGATAGCAGCGAAAGCATAGCTGTGGAGGCAATGCATGAGCTCTTTTCTGGTGACACCCAGCCTAAGAAGGGTAGAAGCAGACAAAATGAG GTGCCCCTGCCCCCAGGCGTGTATCAGAGATTGAATTCCAGTCCGACTCTGATGAATCTTGCTCAGGCATTATCATACCACAAAAT GTGCTATGAGGAGATGCCGCTTCAAGAAATGCAGGCAGTGCAGGAACAACAGACCATTCAAAACCTTTCTGATACCCTTCGGACTATTCTACGATTGTAG
- the LOC125207267 gene encoding ubiquinone biosynthesis protein COQ4 homolog, mitochondrial, with protein MMTGGRVKLKGWQQAAVAVGSAVGALLDPRRADLIAALGETTGKPAFERVLERMKRSPEGRAVLLERPRVISANVGHAWDLPPNTFGAAYAKFMGSRNFSPDDRPPVRFMETEEIAYVAARAREVHDFWHTLFDLPTNLIGESALKVIEFEQMLLPMCALSVAGGTARFSPSQRSLFYQHYFPWALRAGVKCTDLMCLYYERHFDEDLEDVRRRWGIIPAPPPPPRAA; from the exons ATGATGACAGGTGGTCGAGTTAAACTGAAGGGATGGCAGCAGGCTGCTGTGGCAGTTGGATCAGCTGTTGGAGCGTTGTTGGATCCGCGAAGAGCTGATTTGATAGCTGCTCTCGGGGAGACGACTGGAAAGCCTGCATTTGAAAGGGTTCTTGAGAGAATGAAGAGGAGCCCAGAAGGCAGG GCTGTACTACTGGAGCGCCCTCGTGTCATCTCTGCTAACGTAGGGCATGCATGGGACCTTCCACCAAACACATTTGGTGCTGCATATGCTAAGTTTATGGGATCCAGAAATTTCTCTCCTGATGACAGGCCACCTGTCAGGTTCATGGAAACAGAAGAGATAGCGTATGTTGCAGCACGCGCTCGTGAAGTGCATGACTTCTGGCACACCCTGTTTGACCTACCTACCAATTTGATTGGCGAATCAGCGCTGAAGGTCATAGAATTTGAACAGATGCTTCTCCCCATGTGTGCCCTATCTGTTGCAGGGGGTACTGCTCGATTCAGCCCAAGTCAGAGGAGTTTGTTCTACCAGCATTACTTCCCTTGGGCTCTCCGGGCAGGCGTGAAATGCACTGATCTGATGTGTTTGTATTATGAGCGCCATTTTGATGAGGACTTGGAAGATGTTCGTAGGAGATGGGGAATCATTCCCGCTCCTCCACCCCCACCACGTGCAGCCTGA